A section of the Methanosarcina mazei S-6 genome encodes:
- a CDS encoding ABC transporter permease, whose translation MHTGFLTIYWRDMLRFIRFRALLFSSLIQPALWLAFFGIAMSNNFERLTATMPVVPGVKTVGYLTFIGAGVIAMTTLFTSLFGGTVLLFDKNWGLMRETFSSPLPRIHVIIGIGLSGMTKSFIQAAVIMVFGLLLGVEFFGGYDPVQILYSLAGIIVFVGTFSLGFLFLSAAIAITMESPEGMQAVITLLTMPFFFTSNALYPVDSFPPVLRALSTINPLTHLVNGIRYFAIGSDFSAIGIRYTYTQGEILASYIALLAFAGIMFIIARWRFSKVTVT comes from the coding sequence ATGCATACCGGGTTCCTTACCATTTACTGGCGCGATATGCTCAGGTTTATCCGTTTCCGGGCTCTCCTGTTTTCATCTCTTATCCAGCCCGCACTCTGGCTTGCATTTTTCGGGATTGCAATGTCAAACAATTTTGAAAGGCTGACTGCAACAATGCCGGTAGTTCCGGGTGTAAAAACTGTCGGTTACCTGACTTTCATAGGGGCAGGCGTTATTGCGATGACTACTCTTTTTACAAGCCTGTTCGGGGGCACTGTCCTTCTTTTTGATAAAAACTGGGGGCTTATGCGTGAAACATTCTCAAGCCCGCTGCCAAGGATCCATGTTATCATTGGTATAGGCCTGTCCGGCATGACCAAGTCCTTTATTCAGGCAGCCGTAATAATGGTTTTCGGGCTTTTACTGGGGGTTGAATTTTTCGGGGGCTATGACCCGGTGCAGATCCTTTACTCTCTTGCTGGAATCATTGTTTTTGTAGGCACTTTTTCCCTGGGATTTCTTTTCCTTTCGGCTGCAATAGCTATAACCATGGAAAGCCCGGAAGGGATGCAGGCAGTAATTACCCTTCTTACCATGCCTTTCTTTTTCACAAGCAACGCCCTTTATCCTGTGGATTCGTTTCCCCCTGTGCTTCGGGCTCTGTCCACCATCAACCCTCTAACTCACCTTGTCAACGGGATCAGGTATTTTGCAATAGGAAGCGACTTTTCTGCAATCGGAATCCGCTATACTTACACTCAGGGAGAGATACTTGCGTCCTATATCGCCCTGCTGGCTTTTGCGGGGATAATGTTTATTATTGCGAGATGGAGGTTCAGCAAGGTCACAGTTACATAA
- a CDS encoding ATP-binding cassette domain-containing protein: MEDNVIEVNNLEYFFGEIKAVDNISFTVRRGEIFSFLGPNGAGKSTVINILTTLLPVQKGSAKIAGHDLKHEPEKVRESIGIVFQELTLDRDMTVKEILEYHGRLYSMSKAERQERIEELVSLVELEGKKDTLTRHLSGGMKRRLEIARGLMTRPKVLFMDEPTIGLDPQTRIRIWDYLRDINHQGTTIFLTTHYMDEADQLSDRISIIDHGKIVITGRSWELKNTLGQDLIYLETSDNWEAAELLKDLDSVKGIREKTKGIVVMVNVDGTYLLPEVMDRLRSRGIKIKAVNLKKPSMDDVFVHYTGRELRDSGAEKGAVVVPRSRGR; encoded by the coding sequence CTGGAAGACAATGTCATAGAAGTAAACAACCTGGAGTATTTTTTCGGCGAGATAAAAGCAGTCGATAATATCAGCTTTACTGTCAGGCGAGGAGAAATCTTCTCCTTTCTCGGGCCAAATGGAGCCGGGAAAAGTACTGTAATCAATATCCTTACCACCCTCCTGCCTGTTCAGAAAGGGAGTGCAAAGATTGCAGGGCATGATTTAAAGCATGAGCCTGAAAAGGTCAGGGAGTCCATAGGGATTGTTTTTCAGGAGCTCACACTTGACAGGGACATGACAGTAAAGGAGATTCTGGAATATCACGGAAGGCTCTATTCCATGTCAAAGGCTGAGAGGCAGGAAAGAATTGAAGAACTGGTCAGCCTGGTCGAGCTTGAAGGGAAGAAAGATACTCTCACCAGACACCTGAGCGGAGGGATGAAACGAAGGCTCGAGATCGCGAGGGGGCTTATGACGCGGCCGAAGGTGCTTTTCATGGATGAGCCTACAATAGGGCTTGACCCTCAGACCAGGATAAGGATCTGGGACTATTTAAGGGATATCAATCATCAGGGCACAACTATTTTTTTGACCACGCACTACATGGACGAAGCTGACCAGCTCAGTGACAGGATCAGCATCATAGACCACGGGAAGATAGTAATTACAGGCAGGTCCTGGGAGCTAAAAAACACACTTGGCCAGGACCTCATTTATTTGGAAACGAGTGACAACTGGGAAGCTGCAGAGCTGTTAAAGGACCTCGACAGTGTAAAAGGGATCAGGGAAAAAACGAAAGGGATAGTGGTTATGGTTAATGTTGACGGGACCTATCTGCTGCCCGAGGTAATGGACAGGCTTCGAAGCAGAGGGATCAAAATTAAGGCAGTGAACCTGAAAAAGCCTTCAATGGATGACGTTTTTGTCCATTATACGGGCAGAGAATTGAGAGACAGCGGTGCGGAAAAAGGAGCTGTCGTGGTACCCAGGAGCAGGGGGCGCTAA
- a CDS encoding SpoIIAA family protein — translation MIELIPGFPENVVAVTASGVLTGEDYEKVLVPAIEEKVKKYGKIRLLYQLNERFEGFTDKAMFEDATIGIRHITDFERIAVISDVEWIINAVKIFEFIIPGSVRVYRNKEFPEAKAWISE, via the coding sequence ATGATAGAGCTCATACCTGGTTTTCCTGAAAATGTCGTAGCAGTTACCGCAAGTGGAGTGCTAACCGGAGAAGATTATGAAAAAGTGCTTGTCCCTGCTATAGAAGAGAAAGTAAAGAAATATGGAAAGATTCGCCTCCTGTATCAATTGAATGAGAGGTTCGAGGGATTTACCGATAAAGCTATGTTTGAGGATGCCACGATTGGAATTCGGCATATCACAGACTTTGAAAGAATTGCGGTTATCTCAGATGTGGAATGGATAATTAATGCCGTGAAAATATTCGAATTTATTATTCCCGGCTCTGTAAGAGTCTACAGGAATAAAGAATTTCCCGAAGCAAAAGCCTGGATCAGCGAGTGA
- a CDS encoding ATP-grasp domain-containing protein produces the protein MLILDYPYVSEFLKNTAAELQIPVLKNEMATGIDTEKKLRLLEEAEFIEFIKGKGEYAIYSSSENSIGWISENLGFTGLPEKIQLFKNKIKFRELLERIYPDFYFQGIEFDKLDEIQTEEIKKPFIIKPATGFFSLGVYKVSTDEEWDAVLERIKIEVEEIRGRYPVQVLDTGKFIIEENIEGEEFAVDAYFNSKEKPVILNILKHIFSSENDVSDRVYFTSKSVMETYRETVEDLLKEIGNLARLRSFPLHLEFRIGSDRRIQPIEVNPMRFAGWCTTDIAYFAYGINTYRYFLEQLEPDWDNILEGRDERKFCLVILNKTPDIDSKSVKAFDYERLLSDFEKPLELRKADHEKYGLFGYLFTETKDSSWKEIERILKSDLKEYISFKETTPTILTPEGRELFRP, from the coding sequence ATGTTGATCCTCGACTACCCTTATGTCTCTGAATTTTTAAAAAACACTGCTGCAGAGCTCCAGATCCCCGTTTTAAAAAATGAAATGGCAACCGGAATTGATACAGAAAAAAAGCTCAGGCTTCTTGAAGAAGCTGAGTTTATCGAATTCATAAAAGGAAAAGGCGAATATGCTATTTATTCCAGTTCCGAAAACTCCATTGGCTGGATCTCGGAAAATCTCGGGTTTACCGGGCTGCCTGAGAAAATACAGCTTTTCAAAAACAAAATCAAATTTAGAGAGCTGCTGGAAAGGATATATCCCGACTTTTATTTCCAGGGCATTGAGTTTGACAAGCTGGACGAAATCCAGACTGAGGAAATAAAAAAGCCCTTCATAATAAAGCCGGCGACAGGTTTTTTCAGTCTGGGAGTTTACAAAGTTTCAACTGATGAAGAGTGGGACGCTGTCCTTGAGCGCATAAAAATCGAAGTCGAAGAAATCAGGGGCCGTTATCCTGTGCAGGTTCTCGATACTGGAAAATTCATTATCGAGGAAAACATCGAAGGAGAAGAATTTGCAGTTGATGCTTACTTTAACAGCAAAGAGAAACCAGTAATCCTCAATATATTAAAACACATCTTCTCTTCTGAAAATGATGTCAGCGACAGGGTATATTTTACCTCAAAATCGGTTATGGAAACTTACAGGGAAACCGTTGAAGACCTCTTAAAAGAAATAGGAAATCTTGCCAGGCTCAGGAGTTTTCCCCTTCACCTGGAATTCCGGATAGGGTCAGACAGGAGAATCCAGCCAATAGAAGTGAACCCTATGCGTTTCGCCGGCTGGTGCACAACTGATATTGCATATTTTGCTTACGGGATTAATACCTACAGGTACTTCCTGGAACAGCTTGAGCCAGACTGGGATAATATTCTCGAAGGCAGGGATGAAAGGAAATTCTGCCTTGTGATTTTGAATAAGACTCCGGACATTGATTCGAAATCCGTAAAAGCTTTTGACTATGAAAGACTGCTCTCCGACTTTGAGAAACCACTGGAGCTGAGGAAAGCTGATCATGAAAAATACGGGCTTTTTGGTTACCTGTTTACGGAAACAAAGGACAGCAGCTGGAAAGAGATCGAAAGGATTCTGAAATCGGATTTGAAGGAATATATCAGTTTCAAGGAGACAACACCCACGATTCTGACACCGGAAGGTCGGGAATTATTCAGACCATAA